The following coding sequences are from one Megamonas funiformis window:
- the iolG gene encoding inositol 2-dehydrogenase, with the protein MINIGIIGAGRIGRVHGESISKFVPNAKVKAIADPFLNDNTIAWANALGITETYTDYKKILADKDIQAVLICASTDMHSPLSIEAIQAGKHVFCEKPIDHDVNKIKEVLDVVNASGLKYQVGFNRRFDHNFRAIKEAVASGKIGKQQIIKVTSRDPEAPPIEYVKVSGGIFLDMTIHDFDMVRYLSGSEVTEVFAVGSVTVDPAIGEAGDIDTAVITLKLANGATAVIDNCRKAVYGYDQRAEVFGTKGAIAISNDSNSNAVFSGEEGVVAEKPMYFFLERYMMAYAHEVKSFVDAIENDTETEVNANDGLQPVLIGLAAKKSVQEGRPVTIKEIADEYNL; encoded by the coding sequence ATGATTAATATTGGTATTATTGGTGCTGGACGTATCGGTCGTGTTCATGGTGAAAGTATTTCTAAATTTGTTCCTAACGCAAAAGTAAAAGCAATAGCTGACCCATTTTTAAACGATAACACTATAGCGTGGGCAAACGCTCTTGGCATTACTGAAACTTATACAGATTATAAAAAAATATTGGCTGATAAAGATATTCAAGCTGTTCTCATTTGTGCTTCTACTGATATGCATTCTCCTCTTTCTATAGAAGCTATTCAAGCTGGTAAACATGTTTTCTGTGAAAAACCTATTGACCATGATGTTAATAAAATCAAAGAAGTTCTTGATGTTGTTAATGCATCTGGTCTTAAATATCAAGTTGGTTTCAATCGTCGTTTTGACCATAATTTCCGTGCAATTAAAGAAGCTGTAGCTTCTGGCAAAATTGGTAAACAACAAATTATAAAAGTAACATCTCGTGACCCAGAAGCTCCACCTATTGAATACGTTAAAGTTTCTGGTGGTATTTTCCTTGATATGACTATTCATGATTTTGATATGGTTCGTTATCTTTCCGGAAGTGAAGTTACTGAAGTATTTGCTGTAGGTTCTGTTACAGTTGATCCTGCAATTGGCGAAGCTGGTGATATTGATACTGCTGTTATCACTTTAAAACTAGCAAATGGTGCTACTGCTGTTATTGATAATTGTCGTAAAGCAGTTTATGGTTATGACCAACGTGCTGAAGTTTTTGGAACTAAAGGTGCTATTGCAATCTCCAACGACTCTAATTCTAATGCAGTATTTAGTGGCGAAGAAGGTGTTGTAGCTGAAAAACCTATGTATTTCTTCTTAGAACGTTATATGATGGCATATGCTCATGAAGTTAAATCTTTTGTTGATGCTATTGAAAATGACACTGAAACAGAAGTTAATGCTAATGATGGCTTACAACCAGTTTTAATTGGTCTTGCTGCTAAAAAATCTGTACAAGAAGGTCGTCCTGTAACTAT